From the genome of Streptomyces sp. NBC_00659, one region includes:
- a CDS encoding AbfB domain-containing protein gives MPEVTPGSGPDGSTPSREIAPWHPTPRGAPYPVSTDLVPVSPTPWEALGADDEGRLPGTRRLWLACGLAAVVTVTVITAISVQANSSDDSSRQAGNRTVADTANPFLFGAPAGATTAPAGKDALSSPETSRSASADSASRDAVSPDPSDQGSDSGTTPGKSTPAASGSASAPQQSSRLKSVQAVNYPDRYWHLSDGQVRLDPVGSGSPATTRRAASFKVVPGLAKSSCYSFATTDGSYLRHRDFILRADRDDGSAIFREDATFCPRASSRSGAVMLEAVNYPGRFLRHRNFQLVLARYERDRLYGEDSAFRLVRGLA, from the coding sequence ATGCCAGAAGTGACGCCCGGATCCGGTCCCGACGGGTCCACCCCCTCCAGGGAGATCGCGCCCTGGCACCCCACCCCGCGCGGCGCGCCCTACCCGGTGTCGACCGACCTCGTACCCGTGTCCCCCACACCCTGGGAGGCCCTCGGGGCGGACGACGAGGGCAGGCTGCCGGGGACCCGCCGGCTCTGGCTGGCCTGTGGGCTCGCGGCGGTGGTCACGGTCACCGTCATCACCGCGATCTCCGTACAGGCGAACTCTTCTGACGACTCGTCACGTCAGGCGGGCAACAGGACCGTGGCCGACACGGCGAACCCCTTCCTCTTCGGCGCGCCCGCGGGAGCGACCACCGCCCCGGCGGGCAAGGACGCGCTGTCCTCGCCGGAGACCTCACGCTCCGCCTCGGCGGATTCCGCGTCCCGGGACGCCGTGTCGCCGGATCCGTCGGACCAGGGCTCCGACAGCGGGACCACCCCCGGGAAGTCGACGCCCGCCGCCTCCGGCAGCGCTTCCGCACCCCAGCAGTCCTCGCGGCTGAAGTCCGTCCAGGCGGTCAACTACCCCGACCGCTACTGGCATCTGAGCGACGGTCAGGTCCGGCTCGACCCGGTCGGCTCCGGCAGCCCGGCCACGACCCGGCGGGCCGCCAGCTTCAAGGTGGTTCCAGGACTGGCGAAGTCCTCCTGCTACTCCTTCGCCACCACCGACGGCTCCTACCTGCGCCACCGCGACTTCATCCTGCGCGCCGACCGCGACGACGGCTCCGCGATCTTCCGGGAGGACGCCACCTTCTGCCCCCGCGCGTCCTCCCGCTCGGGCGCCGTGATGCTGGAGGCGGTCAACTACCCGGGCCGTTTCCTGCGCCACCGCAACTTCCAGCTCGTCCTCGCGCGTTACGAGCGCGACAGGCTCTACGGGGAGGACTCCGCGTTCCGCCTGGTGCGGGGCCTGGCCTGA